One Pseudostreptobacillus hongkongensis DNA window includes the following coding sequences:
- a CDS encoding YadA-like family protein, with translation MMRVSKKILISLTSLIIFCGKGTIALSAITEGSATGDSIAIGTSSTTTSEGNISIGKNSKSQGRGSVTIGENAEVSNEAGNATKDGNAGIAIGYGAKVKVKTNGTEGNPDRFASIAIGNSSETTGRNAMAFGYGSKASGSDSISIGVSSKTTGDRSVSLGRRANAEGDTSLALGVETNAKGKSATAIGYTAKSEGDYSIALGYGTKSKTDSSISIGYSASSEGNKGIAIGFYSKASADDSMAIGRSAKAYHKQSVALGYGGATIEDNTISVAYKDPNLAPSKQTILYRKIVGLADGVNDHDAVNVSQLKGLESSLISKINAFSMTEVKANAGISSAMAMAALPQPTGKGISLGASVGMYRGQTSYALGISGTEGNVRYNINTSLTSKANVGFSAGIGYTFKEKEEVKETNEVKLLKSEINSLNETIKQLLNRIEKLEQK, from the coding sequence ATGATGAGAGTTTCAAAAAAAATTTTAATAAGTTTAACGAGTTTAATTATATTTTGTGGTAAGGGAACGATTGCATTATCTGCTATAACAGAAGGAAGTGCTACCGGAGATTCTATAGCTATAGGGACTAGTTCAACAACAACTTCTGAAGGTAATATTTCAATAGGTAAAAATAGTAAATCACAAGGAAGAGGTTCAGTTACTATAGGGGAAAATGCAGAAGTTTCAAATGAAGCAGGTAATGCAACTAAAGATGGAAATGCTGGAATAGCAATAGGTTATGGAGCTAAAGTCAAGGTAAAAACTAATGGAACAGAAGGAAATCCTGATAGATTTGCAAGTATAGCAATAGGTAATAGTTCTGAAACTACTGGAAGAAATGCAATGGCTTTTGGTTATGGCTCAAAAGCTAGTGGTTCAGATTCTATTTCAATTGGGGTAAGTTCTAAAACAACTGGTGATAGAAGTGTAAGTTTAGGAAGAAGAGCAAATGCAGAAGGTGATACATCTTTAGCTTTAGGAGTAGAGACAAATGCAAAAGGGAAAAGTGCTACAGCAATAGGTTATACAGCTAAATCAGAAGGTGATTATTCTATTGCTTTAGGTTATGGAACAAAATCAAAAACTGATAGTTCTATTTCTATAGGGTATTCTGCAAGTTCAGAAGGAAATAAAGGAATAGCTATAGGATTCTACTCAAAAGCAAGTGCTGATGATTCAATGGCAATAGGAAGATCTGCAAAAGCTTACCATAAACAATCAGTAGCATTAGGTTATGGTGGAGCAACAATAGAAGATAATACAATATCAGTGGCATATAAAGATCCAAACCTTGCACCATCAAAACAAACAATACTTTACAGAAAAATTGTAGGTCTTGCAGATGGTGTAAATGATCACGATGCAGTAAATGTTTCACAACTTAAAGGATTAGAAAGTTCTTTAATTTCTAAAATTAATGCTTTTTCTATGACTGAGGTAAAAGCAAATGCTGGAATTTCTTCAGCTATGGCAATGGCAGCATTACCTCAACCTACAGGGAAAGGAATAAGTTTAGGGGCATCTGTTGGTATGTATAGGGGACAAACTTCTTATGCATTAGGTATTAGTGGTACTGAAGGGAATGTTAGATATAATATAAATACATCATTAACATCAAAAGCTAATGTAGGATTTTCAGCAGGTATTGGATATACATTTAAAGAAAAAGAAGAAGTAAAAGAAACAAACGAAGTTAAATTACTTAAATCTGAAATAAATAGTCTAAATGAAACAATTAAACAATTATTAAATAGAATTGAAAAATTGGAACAAAAATAA
- a CDS encoding IS30 family transposase, whose translation MEISKILKHDYKTILREVNNRKHLLLNSKTIIHISSIEEHICNLLNKNPKVCNKCYKFKRNTCTYDYVVYDSKYAQEDYDKRNKRGAGSKQILFLDFVSKCLNKNQPISHIVAMIYRKFNKTLSRQTIYNWVEKGVIKYNKKKIKKKKTIKLISDYTQQMINKRERLKGREYEDFIEYTKENNNSIITEIDLVEGMKGSNTYLFTMFIPSIQFVFIFKIKNKFPTSVAKVFDWIEKRIGHKNFKRLFEVLLADQGSEFLNHEIITKSIYDSYTRRCKIFYCEAGKPYQKGNVENIHRILRRYIPKGVDLYNYSQDDINFIVSNINSLYKPKYKNKSPIELFKERFSKIILNKLSIEEIES comes from the coding sequence ATGGAAATATCAAAAATACTTAAACATGACTATAAAACTATATTGAGAGAAGTTAATAATAGAAAACACTTACTATTAAATTCTAAAACTATTATTCATATATCTTCTATAGAAGAACATATATGTAATCTTTTAAATAAAAATCCTAAAGTTTGTAATAAATGCTATAAGTTTAAAAGAAATACTTGTACCTATGATTATGTTGTATATGATAGTAAGTATGCACAAGAAGATTATGATAAAAGAAATAAGAGAGGTGCAGGTAGTAAGCAAATATTATTCTTGGACTTTGTTAGTAAATGTTTAAATAAAAATCAACCTATATCACATATAGTGGCAATGATATATAGGAAATTTAATAAAACTTTAAGTAGGCAAACAATATATAATTGGGTAGAAAAAGGTGTTATTAAATATAACAAGAAAAAAATTAAGAAAAAGAAAACTATTAAATTAATTTCTGACTATACACAACAAATGATAAATAAAAGAGAAAGATTAAAAGGAAGAGAATACGAAGACTTTATAGAATATACAAAAGAAAATAATAATTCTATAATAACTGAAATAGATTTAGTAGAAGGGATGAAGGGATCTAATACGTATTTATTTACGATGTTTATTCCGAGTATACAATTTGTATTCATTTTTAAAATAAAGAATAAGTTTCCTACAAGTGTTGCTAAAGTATTTGATTGGATAGAGAAAAGAATAGGACATAAGAATTTTAAAAGGTTGTTTGAAGTACTTTTAGCAGATCAAGGAAGTGAGTTTTTAAATCATGAAATAATAACAAAAAGTATTTATGACTCTTATACAAGAAGATGTAAAATATTTTATTGTGAAGCAGGTAAACCGTATCAAAAAGGAAATGTTGAAAATATACATAGAATATTAAGGAGATATATACCTAAAGGGGTAGATTTATATAATTATTCACAAGATGATATAAATTTCATAGTATCAAATATTAATAGTTTGTATAAACCTAAATATAAAAATAAATCCCCTATAGAGCTATTTAAAGAAAGGTTTTCTAAAATCATTCTTAACAAACTATCTATAGAGGAAATTGAATCATAA